Proteins found in one Fusarium oxysporum Fo47 chromosome V, complete sequence genomic segment:
- a CDS encoding thioredoxin-like protein translates to MRKRRQRENKDINTSQPQQRQDYSHQLPKLNRLSSHRISKLSSKTLPISVDQYQQKNKMVHHITSNDELQKLLSSTTYVAVDFFADWCPPCKAIAPVYEQLATKHSVDNVLAFAKVNVDHVQDAARQYGITAMPTFLFFKEGKQVAVNGQVEIKGADPRSLGAAAEKLGGLAQKRVSGA, encoded by the coding sequence ATGAGAAAGCGGAGGCAGAGAGaaaataaggatataaacACATCGCAGCctcaacaacgccaagattACTCACATCAACTGCCGAAACTAAATCGACTTTCATCTCACCGTATCTCAAAACTCTCGTCAAAAACTTTGCCGATCTCTGTAGATCAATACCAGCAAAAAAACAAAATGGTGCATCATATCACTTCAAACGATGAGCTTCAAAAGCTCCTCTCGTCAACAACATATGTCGCCGTCGACTTCTTCGCAGACTGGTGTCCCCCCTGCAAAGCCATCGCCCCCGTGTACGAGCAACTCGCCACCAAGCACAGCGTCGACAATGTCCTCGCCTTTGCAAAAGTCAACGTAGACCACGTCCAAGACGCCGCGCGCCAGTACGGCATAACAGCCATGCCGACGTTCCTGTTCTTCAAGGAAGGGAAGCAAGTCGCTGTCAACGGGCAGGTTGAGATCAAGGGCGCTGACCCGAGGAGTCTGggggctgctgctgagaagtTGGGGGGACTAGCGCAGAAGAGGGTTTCTGGAGCGTAG